A stretch of Pogona vitticeps strain Pit_001003342236 chromosome 5, PviZW2.1, whole genome shotgun sequence DNA encodes these proteins:
- the LOC110079835 gene encoding maestro heat-like repeat family member 5 — protein MMNRFNLKEHLQEGMAASNPVIKDLCVKGLCSFVFQQEKVKLLRDQLPALMESVFSGQEGHVLEGLESIRTAVYEMDGQGVGPLCVDLALNVRSFFEDERAVVRASAFSLFGQLVVRAKEADKAVLRKEVEYSLLPLLLHLKDQDVRVALSCKLTFLHCGVFLGWPHLKLMFRSMAWEDLHSCLVDAWKYLMRNNHDNIHVFISQALEYLHHPRTEIRHAAARFTGCTLNYYSSELSKNLEQEDIVYLNKVFQEMESSPDRSMVRFAKTYRVVLQKLSVKRRLAGAGEKDGQDTESRGGEKQPGEWESRASSPLLLLRPESPWPEGPPRLEGTDFLGMQSPRRSRRPLLQRGNPSCEPGDQDQGLSPEAAPKSSSSRRSTSAERKPSPVPQGDHLSRGDNRP, from the exons ATGATGAACCGGTTCAACCTCAAGGAGCATCTTCAGGAAGGCATGGCAGCCTCCAACCCGGTCATCAAGGACCTCTGTGTGAAAGGGCTCTGCAGTTTCGTTTTCCAGCAAGAGAAG GTGAAGCTCCTGCGTGATCAGCTGCCAGCACTGATGGAGTCCGTGTTCAGCGGGCAGGAAGGGCACGTGCTTGAGGGGCTCGAGAGCATCAGGACTGCCGTCTATGAGATGGATGGGCAGGGGGTCGGGCCCCTCTGTGTGGACCTTGCTCTCAACGTCCGATCTTTTTTTGAGGAT GAAAGAGCCGTCGTCCGGGCGAGCGCCTTCTCCTTGTTTGGGCAGCTGGTGGTGAGAGCCAAGGAAGCCGACAAGGCCGTCCTGAGGAAGGAGGTCGAGTACAGCCTGCTCCCACTGCTGCTACACTTGAAAGACCAGGATGTCCGGGTTGCTCTG AGTTGCAAACTGACCTTCTTGCACTGCGGTGTCTTCCTGGGATGGCCTCACCTGAAGCTGATGTTCCGCAGCATGGCCTGGGAGGACCTGCACAGCTGCCTGGTGGATGCCTGGAAGTATCTG ATGAGAAACAACCATGACAACATACATGTTTTCATATCCCAGGCCTTGGAATATCTCCATCATCCCCGGACTGAAATAAGGCACGCTGCAGCACGATTCACCG GTTGCACTCTCAACTATTACAGCTCAGAGCTATCAAAAAACCTGGAACAGGAGGACATCGTCTACCTGAACAAAG TTTTCCAGGAGATGGAATCGAGCCCTGATCGAAGCATGGTGCGCTTTGCCAAAACGTACCGGGTGGTTCTGCAGAAACTGTCTGTGAAGCGGAG GTTAGCTGGAGCTGGTGAGAAGGATGGCCAAGACACTGAGAGCCGCGGTGGAG AGAAACAGCCCGGTGAATGGGAAAGCCGGGCATCCAGCCCGCTACTACTGTTGCGGCCAGAATCCCCATGGCCAGAAGGACCACCGAGGCTGGAAGGGACTGATTTCCTTGGCATGCAAAGCCCCAGGCGATCCAGGCGACCACTCCTCCAGAGAG GTAACCCGTCTTGCGAACCCGGAGACCAAGACCAGGGGCTTTCACCAGAGGCTGCACCCAAGAGTTCCTCTTCCAGGAGGAGCACCAGCGCCGAAAGGAAGCCAAGCCCTGTGCCCCAAGGGGACCACCTGAGCCGGGGGGACAATCGACCCTAA